GTTTTGTGTTGCCGAGGCCGGAGATCCACTGATGTCTCCTGCGGTGTCAGTCTGGTGGTTGCCGCTGGTCTGTGTCGGAGGTAGCAACTCGGCGTGGATCGGTGGATTTGCAGGTCTTCTCGGTGGTGGGTTTGTCGCTGTGACGGGTGGAGGCGCCGCTGATGGTAGAAGCGCCGTTGATGGCAGGGGTGCCTCTGTGACTGGCTGAGACGTCGCAGATGGCAGGGGCACCGCTGCTGGAAACCCAGTTAGTCGCGGATgaacagtaaattttttttttttcgatgaacagtaactttttttttttttcagattagttGTAACACATAGATCgattaattgtaagaacaattaaaagccgtgctctgataccaaatttgacgCGGAACAATAagtaaaagaattaaagcaagaaaaagaaagaagctttaaagaagaaagaagctaaagaagaggaggagaggggttggagatgtgcaaatctgcattttttcattcattcaaaAGTGTCTTCCCAAATAACAAAAGAGCATATAAATAGTCTCAACCTAGAACATCCTGCTATTGGGCTCGGCCCATCAAACCAAActgtttaacataaataataaaaataacaatgagcaAGCCCAAAggggctaaataaataaaattacaatgagCCGGCCCAAatgggctaaataaataaaaacaacaatgagATAGGCCCAATGGGCTTAGTCTCCCAACCAAAGCGTGACAGGCTGGGCCATCCTACGTCGTCTCCGTCCATATACTCGTGTAATCTGTGGCGTGGGCCTGGTGTCCCCATCAAAGACGTTCTGTCACCATCTGTTCTCCGTGCAATCTCAGTCGATTCTTCTAAACTCTGATGGCTTTTCTTGCAACCTGAGGCTGCTGCTGGCATCTTCTTATCTTGGTCATTCGTCTCCTGAAATATCAAATACCATAAACTGCACGTATTCAGTTCTAcgaaattaatttcaatatatatatattgagtttcTTAGGAGATCGCTTGGAACATatcacaaaatattaataaatacttGATAAGGAGTTGGGAGATTACTTTGCTAACGCAGCTCTTGAGTAGATCAGTGAAGATAATGTAAGTATCAGGTTTCTGCTCGCACTCCTCGCTTGCTATTTCTTCATGTAAGAATGGTTCTTTCACTCTCTTTCCAATCCACTGGCGCCCTTTCTTCTGTCTCCTGCAAATATACCCCAAACTGTACTCATATATATATGGGTATTTGATTCTCAATAAGTCTgaccaaaaggaaaaaatcattaCAAAAGAACATGATAGCAGAGAAAAAGATGTAATGAGTAGAAAAGCAAGAGAATAACGCATCTCATGAGTGAGGATTTTGACTACTACTAAtaatgaaattcttttttcttaattagctGTGATGGTCAA
This is a stretch of genomic DNA from Populus alba chromosome 11, ASM523922v2, whole genome shotgun sequence. It encodes these proteins:
- the LOC118061379 gene encoding uncharacterized protein isoform X1, with the translated sequence MPRLRWTPDLHHCFVHAVERLGGEDRATPKMVLQIMDVEDLTISHVKSHLQMYRSTKHERMIQEADMKAKKNGKEPRMHHSNYFSHTMCCQQNRLNGKGLVNNKALLYQGCGGVHNPANGLALKNASLTSQRRQKKGRQWIGKRVKEPFLHEEIASEECEQKPDTYIIFTDLLKSCVSKETNDQDKKMPAAASGCKKSHQSLEESTEIARRTDGDRTSLMGTPGPRHRLHEYMDGDDVGWPSLSRFGWETKPIGPISLLFLFI